In one Thermosipho ferrireducens genomic region, the following are encoded:
- a CDS encoding MFS transporter codes for MDKKWYLNKNLLRLWTGVMVSYLGDALFLVAFMWIAVTRGSIGAPAIIIALQTLPMVLFGPFVGVMIDRLPKRRLMIGSDLIRAIILFLVLIAEQSGLLAIWHLYILAFVLGVFELIYRPLIRILIPTLVSTDVLASANSLLLGTQQLTSIFGAIAGGVIVGAIGPQVALALDAATFLFAAGMIFLVEFAPSLRQSQSGKGKGVSGILTDVLGGIRYVTSRRDILTLLLTITGLNLAVSPVNALLPAYATKVLESGSFLLGMLYGAEGLGMLLGNILISMLASRISLSMSIGIGLGVMATGVMGLALSQIPFLSLGFYFLAGLGVPLVFTTTFTHLQKTVSLEYQGRVFALQQSTATLAVPVASFLTAAMVNIFSIRDLFIIASIALLIVAVLAVPKMV; via the coding sequence GTGGATAAAAAATGGTATCTTAACAAGAATTTGCTGCGCCTTTGGACAGGAGTGATGGTCTCTTATTTGGGAGATGCACTATTCCTTGTTGCTTTTATGTGGATTGCTGTAACAAGGGGATCAATAGGTGCTCCAGCAATTATAATTGCCCTGCAAACATTGCCTATGGTACTTTTTGGTCCCTTCGTTGGGGTGATGATAGATCGCCTCCCGAAACGTCGCCTCATGATTGGTAGTGATCTGATACGGGCAATTATTCTGTTCCTTGTCCTAATTGCAGAACAGAGTGGTCTCCTTGCGATTTGGCACCTGTACATATTAGCCTTCGTACTTGGTGTATTTGAACTAATCTATCGTCCGCTCATTCGTATTTTAATTCCAACACTTGTTTCTACGGACGTTTTGGCATCAGCTAATTCTTTGCTCTTGGGTACTCAACAACTCACGTCCATTTTTGGTGCTATTGCAGGTGGTGTGATCGTGGGAGCAATAGGACCTCAAGTAGCACTAGCATTAGATGCTGCTACTTTCCTCTTTGCAGCTGGAATGATATTCTTAGTTGAGTTTGCTCCAAGTTTAAGGCAATCACAGTCAGGAAAGGGCAAAGGAGTGTCAGGTATCTTGACAGATGTGTTAGGTGGGATACGCTACGTAACGAGTCGGCGTGATATTCTGACTTTACTGTTAACCATTACAGGTCTTAATCTGGCGGTATCTCCAGTAAACGCGTTGCTCCCGGCTTATGCAACCAAGGTGCTTGAAAGTGGCTCCTTTCTACTTGGAATGCTTTATGGTGCCGAAGGTTTGGGTATGTTATTGGGTAACATCCTTATCAGTATGCTAGCTTCCCGCATTTCTCTTTCCATGTCTATCGGAATCGGTTTGGGGGTAATGGCAACTGGCGTCATGGGGTTAGCTCTCTCACAGATACCTTTTTTGTCGCTTGGTTTTTATTTCCTTGCAGGCTTAGGTGTTCCCCTAGTTTTTACTACCACGTTTACTCACCTGCAGAAGACAGTATCACTGGAATATCAGGGACGTGTATTCGCACTGCAGCAAAGCACAGCTACGCTTGCTGTGCCAGTAGCGTCATTTCTAACTGCTGCAATGGTAAATATTTTTTCAATACGAGATTTATTCATAATTGCCAGTATTGCTTTGCTTATAGTAGCTGTCTTGGCTGTGCCTAAGATGGTATAA
- a CDS encoding carbohydrate kinase family protein: MYYRESEKEIDVFCVGKTNLDIYYYVEKITQEANHVAKEFTVSPGGKATNVAILLSKLGINVALVSALGNDTFGKKVSQLLSKENLKYIPKLKDAPTALTSIIIEKDGKNTMFHNLGANACLTPDDIPPLNKYTYVQTGIPVKTIISVIQTAPKVFVELSEPSQFEKLKNYLWKVDCVSLNEEEINSIFKHNNIDRNINSFLKYTPRVLLKMGEKGILFKEKNGTCVNQPAIKTNIVNTTGAGDAVSAGYIYGVIKGWDINETLKFCVKLASKVLKSKSSTY; encoded by the coding sequence TTGTATTACAGAGAATCGGAAAAAGAGATTGACGTTTTTTGTGTTGGAAAAACTAACTTAGACATATATTATTATGTAGAAAAAATAACTCAAGAAGCCAATCATGTGGCTAAAGAGTTTACAGTATCACCCGGTGGTAAAGCAACAAACGTTGCTATACTTTTATCAAAATTAGGTATTAATGTAGCATTAGTTTCAGCTCTGGGTAACGATACATTTGGAAAAAAAGTATCGCAATTACTTTCAAAAGAAAATTTAAAATATATTCCAAAATTAAAAGATGCACCAACAGCCCTGACAAGCATTATAATAGAAAAAGATGGAAAAAATACCATGTTTCACAATCTTGGAGCAAATGCATGCCTGACTCCAGATGATATACCGCCATTAAATAAATATACTTACGTTCAAACTGGCATACCTGTAAAAACAATAATTTCGGTTATTCAAACCGCTCCAAAAGTGTTCGTTGAACTCTCAGAACCATCTCAATTTGAAAAGCTTAAAAATTACCTCTGGAAAGTTGACTGCGTTTCATTAAATGAAGAAGAAATAAACAGCATTTTTAAACACAATAATATAGATAGAAATATCAATTCATTCCTGAAATACACCCCCAGAGTACTTCTAAAGATGGGAGAAAAAGGGATACTTTTCAAAGAAAAAAATGGAACTTGTGTCAACCAACCTGCAATAAAAACAAATATTGTAAACACAACAGGAGCAGGAGATGCTGTATCTGCTGGATACATATATGGAGTTATAAAAGGGTGGGATATAAATGAAACTTTGAAATTTTGCGTAAAATTGGCTTCAAAAGTACTCAAAAGTAAATCATCCACTTATTAG
- a CDS encoding pilus assembly FimT family protein → MSTNEGYTFVEFLIVLMIISIFGLILTSSINNTLKSYEISKTNLRRLYSENNINFLFDTLEKELRWVGSGGVLLENLTNAQEITDHTGWIASSIDYDPASKTLYVSYLIAQDIILQRSANKYYPLYDTIIDGPKTTDFYGYAITMTKYDSNAPGFSTKWKGITAILDENGVPISTVTHVGEASSLTIGEFSGNDKYAILIKNPGPYILKILNQEYYFELFRQTRITYIPGSSKVIFERYIPTLNSSITTDLLDNVENFQIYLLYQDSGLKEIEIGEAKTNPPPGFSPQKVRALKFKIIWESPWKQAGKSFQILKEKVFVLPNF, encoded by the coding sequence ATGTCAACAAATGAAGGTTATACTTTTGTAGAATTTTTGATTGTTCTTATGATAATATCCATTTTTGGTTTAATATTAACAAGTTCTATAAACAACACACTTAAAAGCTATGAAATTTCGAAAACAAATCTACGAAGATTGTATTCTGAGAATAATATAAATTTTCTATTTGATACTCTGGAAAAAGAACTCAGATGGGTTGGAAGCGGAGGTGTGTTGCTCGAAAACTTAACAAATGCGCAGGAAATAACTGATCACACTGGTTGGATAGCGTCAAGCATCGATTATGATCCCGCGTCAAAAACGTTATACGTAAGCTACTTAATAGCTCAGGATATCATTTTACAACGTTCTGCCAATAAATACTATCCTCTTTATGATACTATAATAGATGGACCGAAAACAACTGATTTTTATGGATATGCTATTACTATGACAAAGTACGATAGCAATGCGCCGGGTTTTAGCACAAAATGGAAAGGAATAACAGCAATTTTAGACGAAAACGGTGTTCCGATTAGTACAGTAACACATGTAGGAGAGGCAAGCAGTCTTACAATTGGGGAATTTTCTGGAAACGATAAATATGCAATTTTAATAAAAAACCCCGGTCCTTATATTCTGAAAATCCTGAATCAGGAATACTACTTTGAACTATTTAGACAAACAAGAATTACATATATTCCTGGAAGCAGTAAAGTGATATTTGAGCGATATATACCGACTTTAAACAGTTCCATAACTACTGATCTGTTAGATAACGTTGAAAATTTTCAGATATATCTTTTATACCAGGATTCTGGACTTAAAGAAATAGAAATCGGTGAAGCAAAAACTAATCCACCACCTGGTTTTAGCCCACAAAAAGTTAGAGCATTAAAATTTAAAATAATATGGGAATCTCCATGGAAACAGGCTGGAAAATCATTTCAAATACTTAAAGAAAAAGTGTTTGTGCTCCCAAATTTTTGA
- a CDS encoding sulfide/dihydroorotate dehydrogenase-like FAD/NAD-binding protein has translation MNEILEKKKLAYGVHLFWIKNELIAKKAKPGQFVIFRTHDSGERIPITIAGVNNNKFRVIVKAVGKSTYELCKLQPGDKIADISGPLGMPSEIKFYGKVLVVGGGVGIATIIPIVQALISSGNDVDVILASRSREFFFLTDEFENAKNVYYVTDDGSFGDKGFAHEKMDKLLKEKQYDIAWAIGPALMMKACSEVAKKNNLKIWVSLNAIMVDGTGMCGGCRVLINNEMKYTCVDGPEFDGRLVNWDSFMIRLSQYREEEKLALERYLEKVGEPTWL, from the coding sequence ATGAATGAAATACTTGAGAAAAAGAAATTAGCATACGGTGTCCATTTGTTCTGGATAAAGAACGAGCTAATTGCGAAAAAAGCAAAACCTGGACAATTTGTAATATTTAGAACACATGATTCAGGAGAAAGGATACCAATAACCATCGCAGGAGTGAATAACAACAAGTTCAGAGTTATAGTAAAAGCAGTTGGGAAAAGCACATATGAACTTTGCAAACTTCAACCTGGAGATAAAATAGCAGATATTTCTGGCCCGTTAGGTATGCCCAGCGAAATAAAATTTTATGGAAAAGTGTTAGTCGTGGGTGGGGGAGTCGGTATCGCAACAATAATACCCATTGTACAGGCGTTGATTTCCAGCGGTAACGACGTAGATGTTATATTAGCATCGAGAAGTCGAGAATTTTTCTTTCTAACAGATGAATTTGAAAATGCAAAAAATGTTTATTATGTTACAGACGACGGAAGTTTTGGCGATAAAGGCTTTGCACATGAAAAAATGGATAAATTACTAAAAGAAAAACAATATGATATAGCCTGGGCAATTGGACCTGCTTTAATGATGAAAGCCTGTTCTGAGGTTGCAAAAAAGAATAACCTCAAAATATGGGTATCTTTAAATGCAATAATGGTAGATGGAACAGGTATGTGTGGCGGATGCAGAGTGTTAATCAATAATGAGATGAAATACACATGCGTTGATGGCCCCGAATTTGACGGTAGATTAGTTAACTGGGACAGTTTTATGATAAGATTATCTCAATACAGGGAAGAAGAAAAGTTAGCCCTGGAAAGATACCTTGAAAAGGTTGGTGAACCAACATGGCTGTAA
- a CDS encoding FG-GAP repeat domain-containing protein — MNKKNIFLTILMMLFLVITLTSGKTIYTFSATYPTLPIDQQHPEKSWGFVYTKNIVTRVVNNKVYLLQKFDVETINAESSSGAFKDVSQTYGVDYNNDGLADIISVTYDGKLIIKENKGVDKDGKITFKDKKTFDLTSVNFFAVGDGTFIVDDFDNDGKLDMFLYNSLKTGVYVDDVINVNKNKVKTSFIWVDFDFITYWTVTAMAVYDYNGDNYDDIIYSDRAGRVWVWLNNPTQGKNRFFYTTVKLLFEDIDISYKNDPEGFSYSGGAVLDVADLNNDGIVDIVAGHTNKRGVFIYFGKLVNGTLTFDPSEKVAIVKIDGTLNSDIVTGDDPGSLPSFAPTIIKIADIDQDGLKDVFVATDAWRQDKDFGGTVYVFKGTEITQDDIPKFESIELVHGSYEWENNPPYDFDAGTLADLDGNGMPDLIAADGNHSGSFYMIKTETYNTYVLENGVMVSAPLPELVGIPLSELKDNFIKSFKITFKVANKEGGTIRVRYSETGIKDPQSLDPEDYPILFEIQEVGVEKSETIQLSKPRPDPQLIIELIPQDQNNSPHIEWYKIEVETASAQVSERSIYWYSGGD; from the coding sequence TTTGTCTACACCAAAAATATTGTCACACGCGTTGTAAATAACAAGGTATATCTTCTTCAAAAGTTTGATGTAGAAACAATAAATGCCGAATCAAGTTCTGGAGCTTTTAAAGATGTTTCACAAACTTATGGAGTAGATTACAATAACGACGGTTTGGCAGATATAATTTCTGTTACTTACGATGGAAAGCTAATTATAAAAGAAAATAAAGGTGTCGATAAAGATGGAAAAATTACATTCAAAGATAAAAAGACATTTGATTTAACAAGTGTAAATTTTTTTGCAGTAGGTGATGGAACTTTTATCGTTGACGACTTTGACAACGATGGAAAACTCGATATGTTTTTGTACAATTCTTTAAAAACAGGAGTTTATGTTGACGATGTAATAAACGTGAACAAAAATAAAGTAAAAACAAGCTTTATATGGGTTGATTTTGACTTTATCACATACTGGACAGTAACGGCCATGGCAGTTTACGATTATAATGGCGATAATTACGACGACATAATCTATTCTGACCGTGCTGGAAGAGTATGGGTATGGTTAAATAACCCAACTCAAGGAAAAAATCGATTTTTTTATACCACTGTAAAACTGCTATTTGAAGATATTGATATAAGTTATAAAAATGATCCTGAGGGATTTTCCTATTCAGGAGGTGCGGTGCTTGATGTTGCAGACTTAAATAATGATGGAATAGTCGATATTGTGGCTGGCCATACTAATAAACGGGGAGTATTTATATACTTTGGTAAATTGGTCAACGGAACTTTAACATTTGATCCATCTGAAAAGGTTGCAATTGTAAAGATTGATGGAACTCTGAACAGCGATATTGTAACTGGAGATGATCCTGGTAGCTTACCTTCTTTTGCACCAACAATTATTAAAATCGCTGATATTGATCAAGATGGACTAAAAGATGTTTTTGTAGCCACCGATGCCTGGAGACAGGATAAAGACTTTGGTGGAACTGTGTACGTTTTTAAAGGCACGGAAATTACACAGGATGATATTCCAAAATTCGAAAGTATCGAGCTTGTCCATGGGAGTTACGAGTGGGAGAATAATCCTCCATACGATTTTGATGCAGGTACCCTTGCAGATTTAGATGGAAACGGTATGCCTGATCTTATAGCTGCAGATGGAAATCATAGTGGAAGTTTTTATATGATAAAAACCGAAACGTACAACACCTACGTTTTAGAAAACGGTGTTATGGTCTCAGCGCCATTACCAGAGTTAGTTGGGATACCTCTATCCGAATTAAAAGATAATTTTATAAAATCTTTTAAAATCACTTTTAAAGTCGCAAACAAAGAAGGAGGCACAATAAGAGTAAGATACTCTGAAACTGGGATTAAAGATCCTCAAAGTTTAGACCCAGAAGATTATCCAATACTATTTGAAATTCAAGAAGTGGGTGTTGAGAAGTCAGAAACAATTCAACTATCAAAGCCAAGACCTGATCCACAACTTATTATAGAATTAATCCCACAGGACCAAAACAACTCTCCACATATTGAATGGTACAAAATAGAGGTGGAAACGGCTTCTGCACAGGTCTCAGAACGCAGTATTTACTGGTACTCAGGGGGAGATTAA
- the gltA gene encoding NADPH-dependent glutamate synthase, translating to MAVKDRIPPVERKPEERAKDFEEVSLGYTEELAILEAKRCLQCKVPTCVSGCPVGIDIPGFIKEISKRNFEKSYRILKSYNSLPAVCGRVCPQEVQCEGVCVLNKAGKPISIGNLERFVADWAMQNNLEDKITIERKINKKIAVIGSGPAGLTNAAEMAKRGYVVDLYEVFHTPGGVLVYGIPEFRLPKAIVNKEVAFLEKLGVNIKLDIPVGFAVHPMELLETYDAIFIGVGAGTPKFMGIDGTELNGVYSANEFLTRINLMKAYKFPEADTPVKFAKNVVVIGGGNTAMDAARSALRLGANVTVVYRRSKVEMPARKAEIEHAKEEGIKFQTLTQPVRYIGNNGRLVAIECIKMKLGEPDSSGRRRPIPIEGSNFVIKADMAIEAIGTQANKLLLSQFEGLELNKWGYIKADDYGKTSLPKVFAGGDIVTGSATVILAMGAGKKAANAMEKFLY from the coding sequence ATGGCTGTAAAAGATAGAATTCCTCCAGTTGAAAGAAAACCAGAAGAAAGGGCAAAAGATTTTGAAGAGGTTTCGTTAGGTTATACAGAAGAACTGGCAATTTTAGAGGCCAAAAGATGCCTTCAATGTAAAGTTCCAACATGCGTTTCTGGATGTCCAGTAGGAATCGATATTCCTGGGTTTATAAAAGAAATTTCAAAAAGAAATTTTGAAAAATCATACAGAATTTTAAAAAGCTATAATTCTTTACCTGCCGTATGTGGACGAGTTTGTCCCCAGGAAGTTCAGTGTGAAGGTGTATGCGTTTTAAACAAAGCAGGAAAACCTATTTCAATAGGCAATTTAGAGCGTTTCGTAGCAGATTGGGCTATGCAAAATAATTTAGAAGATAAAATTACAATCGAAAGAAAAATAAACAAAAAAATTGCCGTCATTGGATCAGGCCCCGCAGGTCTAACAAACGCTGCAGAAATGGCAAAAAGAGGTTATGTCGTTGATTTATACGAAGTATTTCATACTCCTGGTGGAGTGTTAGTTTATGGAATTCCAGAATTTCGTTTACCCAAAGCTATTGTAAACAAAGAAGTTGCCTTTCTTGAAAAGCTTGGAGTAAATATAAAACTTGATATTCCAGTCGGATTCGCTGTTCATCCAATGGAACTTCTTGAAACTTACGATGCTATTTTCATAGGAGTTGGTGCTGGAACTCCAAAATTTATGGGAATAGATGGCACAGAACTAAATGGAGTATACTCTGCAAACGAATTTTTAACGCGAATCAACCTTATGAAAGCCTATAAGTTTCCAGAAGCAGATACTCCGGTAAAATTCGCCAAAAACGTAGTAGTAATAGGTGGTGGCAACACAGCAATGGATGCTGCAAGAAGTGCTTTAAGACTGGGTGCAAACGTCACTGTTGTTTATAGAAGAAGTAAGGTTGAAATGCCTGCAAGAAAAGCCGAAATTGAACATGCTAAAGAAGAAGGAATAAAATTTCAGACATTAACTCAACCTGTAAGATATATTGGCAACAATGGAAGATTAGTAGCAATCGAATGCATAAAAATGAAACTTGGAGAACCAGATAGTAGTGGTAGAAGAAGACCTATCCCAATAGAAGGAAGTAATTTCGTGATAAAGGCAGATATGGCAATCGAGGCTATTGGAACTCAGGCAAATAAACTGCTTCTTTCACAATTTGAAGGTCTGGAATTAAACAAATGGGGCTACATAAAAGCAGATGATTATGGTAAAACAAGTCTTCCAAAAGTATTTGCAGGGGGAGATATAGTAACAGGTTCTGCTACTGTAATTCTTGCAATGGGTGCAGGAAAAAAAGCTGCAAATGCTATGGAAAAATTTCTATACTAA
- a CDS encoding prepilin-type N-terminal cleavage/methylation domain-containing protein, which translates to MSKLKGFTLIEILIVLVIISIISGIFFLNANEIFVRLSSEAKLINLQENIYFLLSLARKESVDTQPIKIEYKNHKIRVFKDTNLDGIPDSSIITEIKVPDNIEIIFNGISVTEINDMYAIDGIFTKYIGNYKFDLSYQNCEFKVKDSRSQKIIKIINSLPVTE; encoded by the coding sequence GTGAGCAAATTAAAAGGTTTTACTCTTATTGAAATACTTATAGTATTGGTGATAATTTCAATTATATCGGGAATTTTCTTTCTAAATGCCAACGAAATATTTGTCCGTCTATCATCAGAAGCAAAGCTTATAAATTTACAGGAAAATATATACTTTCTTCTTTCTTTAGCAAGAAAAGAAAGCGTAGATACTCAGCCAATAAAAATTGAATATAAAAATCATAAGATTCGTGTATTCAAAGACACTAACCTTGATGGTATACCAGATAGCTCTATAATAACGGAAATAAAAGTACCAGATAACATAGAAATAATTTTTAATGGAATTTCTGTAACAGAAATAAATGACATGTACGCAATAGATGGTATTTTCACAAAATACATTGGAAATTACAAGTTTGATTTAAGTTACCAAAACTGTGAGTTTAAAGTAAAAGATAGTAGAAGTCAAAAAATAATAAAAATAATAAACAGTCTTCCTGTTACGGAGTGA
- a CDS encoding ROK family protein has protein sequence MNIVGVDLGGTFVKVGLVDSLNGKIKRKTEIETQVTSGKDSVLKRIAEAIQKITAGENYIAVGIGSPGSIDKKRGIVRFSPNFPDWNNYPLGPELSRILNKSVFIENDANSFVLGEKWFGAGQGYEHIVALTLGTGVGGGVISHNILITGSNGIGGELGHVIINPQGPLCGCGNHGCLEAYASATGIIRMAKEKRKKFPDSEIFKANEITAKSVFDAAKNGDRLANKIINEVVEALAIGITGFIHTFNPSVIIIGGGISRAGDILFKPLRERVEELVMPSFKNSYKILQSPLVENAGILGAASIVLQRIGKRD, from the coding sequence GTGAACATTGTAGGAGTAGACCTCGGGGGAACTTTTGTAAAGGTAGGCCTGGTGGACTCATTAAATGGAAAGATTAAACGGAAAACTGAAATAGAAACTCAGGTTACTTCTGGTAAAGACAGCGTTCTAAAACGAATAGCAGAAGCTATACAAAAAATTACAGCAGGAGAAAATTATATCGCTGTTGGTATAGGTTCACCAGGATCAATTGACAAAAAGCGTGGAATAGTAAGGTTTTCTCCAAACTTTCCAGATTGGAATAACTATCCTCTTGGCCCGGAGCTTTCCAGGATTCTGAATAAAAGTGTGTTTATAGAAAACGATGCGAATTCATTCGTTTTAGGAGAAAAATGGTTTGGCGCTGGCCAGGGTTACGAACATATAGTAGCCCTTACACTTGGAACGGGAGTAGGTGGCGGTGTAATTTCACACAACATTTTAATAACTGGTTCAAATGGAATAGGCGGAGAACTTGGACACGTAATAATTAATCCTCAAGGTCCACTATGTGGTTGTGGTAATCACGGATGTTTGGAAGCATACGCTTCTGCTACTGGCATAATACGAATGGCAAAAGAAAAAAGAAAAAAATTTCCCGATTCAGAGATATTCAAAGCAAATGAAATTACCGCAAAATCTGTCTTTGACGCAGCAAAAAACGGTGATAGACTTGCAAACAAAATAATAAATGAAGTAGTAGAAGCTTTAGCCATAGGGATTACCGGTTTCATTCACACGTTTAACCCATCTGTAATTATAATAGGAGGCGGTATATCAAGAGCTGGTGATATTTTATTTAAACCACTGAGAGAAAGAGTGGAAGAACTGGTCATGCCATCATTCAAAAACTCATACAAAATTTTGCAAAGTCCTCTTGTAGAAAACGCTGGTATATTGGGGGCAGCTTCAATTGTATTACAGAGAATCGGAAAAAGAGATTGA